A region from the Vicia villosa cultivar HV-30 ecotype Madison, WI linkage group LG3, Vvil1.0, whole genome shotgun sequence genome encodes:
- the LOC131657653 gene encoding uncharacterized protein LOC131657653, with translation MCDGDAFKLASSSFWWRDILKVSCISSNPLDIDPIVSTCNFIVGNGYNTPFWESCWLNNCSLKETFPDLFLTSSLKKVSVAVMGGWNNGSWNWGDLGISMVGRDAVFLDSLSVLKNLLDSFGSLNTSKDCVVWSLDLEKGYTVASCYGLYASRRIPYGPPTKGEEAFNLLWKTEVPYKIKAFGWRLFLNRLPTKDSLAHRGLAFTNNNLNCIFCEAHVEEVDHLFSKCIVINLVWNEIASWVGFAGWREEDYTSFFVDWHSLSRGKKLNSGKLGVLWLATAWIVWLTRNAFCFREEVWNINNMVWSIKFLVWRWSSYDNITYSNCCFYDFYKDPLYFMS, from the coding sequence ATGTGCGATGGAGATGCTTTCAAACTCGCTTCCTCTTCTTTTTGGTGGAGAGATATTTTAAAGGTTAGTTGTATTTCCTCTAATCCTTTAGATATTGATCCCATAGTTTCGACTTGTAATTTCATTGTTGGAAATGGTTATAATACCCCCTTTTGGGAATCTTGTTGGTTGAATAATTGCTCTTTAAAGGAGACTTTTCCGGATCTTTTTTTGACTTCTTCTTTGAAAAAAGTTTCGGTAGCGGTTATGGGTGGGTGGAATAATGGTAGTTGGAATTGGGGGGATCTTGGTATTTCGATGGTGGGTAGGGACGCGGTCTTTTTAGATTCTCTTTCGGTGTTGAAGAATTTATTGGACTCTTTTGGTAGTTTAAATACTTCCAAAGATTGTGTGGTTTGGTCTTTGGATTTGGAAAAAGGATACACGGTTGCTTCTTGTTATGGTTTGTATGCTTCTAGGCGTATCCCTTATGGACCTCCGACTAAGGGTGAGGAGGCCTTTAATTTATTGTGGAAAACGGAAGTTCCGTATAAGATTAAAGCGTTTGGTTGGAGGCTCTTTTTGAATAGGTTACCTACCAAAGATTCATTGGCGCATAGAGGTTTAGCTTtcacaaataataatttaaattgtattttttgtGAAGCTCATGTGGAAGAGGTGGATCATCTATTTTCTAAATGCATTGTGATTAATTTGGTTTGGAATGAAATTGCTTCGTGGGTGGGTTTTGCGGGTTGGAGGGAGGAAGATTACACCTCTTTTTTTGTGGATTGGCATTCCTTGAGTCGTGGTAAAAAGCTTAATAGCGGCAAATTGGGGGTGCTTTGGTTAGCCACAGCTTGGATTGTTTGGTTAACTAGGAATGCTTTTTGTTTTAGGGAGGAAGTGTGGAACATAAATAATATGGTTTGGAGTATCAAGTTcttggtttggaggtggtcttcATATGACAATATTACATATTCCAATTGTTGTTTTTACGATTTTTACAAAGATCCTTTGTATTTTATGTCGTAA
- the LOC131655037 gene encoding mulatexin-like — translation MKRFAVNEFSVVVVVILVVIGSSRWCLADLDPPQCGRQAGGALCRDRLCCSQWGFCGSTDVYCGVGCQSQCTGLSPPPPSPPPPSPPPPPPSPPPPPPPSPPPPPPCPPPPQEQCGRQAGGAVCRDQLCCSAWGFCGSTPIYCGDGCQSQCTGSSPPIAPAQLPPPFIRPPPPPRSSSSDVTYLEMNKENLLDALI, via the coding sequence atgaagagatttgCAGTCAATGAATTCTCAGTAGTAGTAGTAGTGATACTAGTTGTGATAGGATCATCAAGATGGTGCTTGGCAGATCTAGATCCGCCGCAATGCGGAAGACAAGCCGGTGGTGCATTGTGCCGTGATCGGTTATGTTGCAGTCAATGGGGTTTTTGTGGATCAACTGATGTCTACTGCGGCGTTGGTTGCCAGAGTCAATGTACCGGACTAAGCCCTCCACCACCTTCTCCTCCACCTCCATCTCCTCCTCCACCGCCTCCTTCTCCTCCACCGCcaccacctccttcacctccaCCACCCCCTCCATGTCCTCCTCCACCACAAGAGCAATGTGGAAGACAGGCGGGTGGTGCAGTGTGTCGTGATCAATTATGTTGCAGTGCATGGGGGTTTTGTGGATCAACCCCAATCTACTGCGGTGATGGTTGCCAGAGCCAATGTACCGGAAGCAGCCCTCCCATTGCTCCTGCTCAACTACCACCTCCATTTATtcgtcctcctcctcctcctcgttcttcttcttctgatgtgACATACTTGGAGATGAATAAGGAGAATTTGTTAGATGCTCTAATATAA
- the LOC131657654 gene encoding uncharacterized protein LOC131657654, with the protein MARKGESEWIEVSRRRKSGVNSYPRWDMANGGRGGGRGMAPTTTFFITEFPEKYGAKDLYNIFKKFGDIDEVILPSRRDKRGKRFGFARFFNVSDERVLAVKLDNIIIESRKLHANLPRFNRERVGGVERGAIHQNQGRIGRTMGGRGEVKTSIQNGRRNMGELNNPGPHGGVLRKSYVQTVKVDQGRQLVVDGQLHSKKIPFAHLEYNVKEEDLIRFQKAYVGVMETPGETSNMQERFNKEGYFGVRVTPLGANFCLLEEGEEGILKDIIAEAPVWIHKWFDEIRPWRPNEVDNERVTWLRVYGLPCHAWQDKVFDFITTSVGVFICADDDTIKQRSFDVARILIRTKYCLVLNETYNISINDNVFRIKVVEDNHGPLRISLNHGGKCSDLPGECSDDDIDSWSNKDS; encoded by the coding sequence ATGGCAAGGAAGGGTGAGTCGGAATGGATAGAAGTTTCAAGAAGGAGGAAGTCTGGGGTAAACAGTTATCCTCGGTGGGATATGGCCAATGGAGGTCGAGGTGGAGGGAGGGGGATGGCGCCAACTACGACATTCTTTATCACAGAGTTTCCTGAAAAATATGGAGCAAAGGATTTATATAACATATTCAAAAAATTTGGGGATATTGATGAAGTCATATTACCATCCAGAAGAGATAAACGGGGCAAACGGTTTGGTTTTGCAAGGTTCTTTAATGTATCTGATGAGAGGGTGTTGGCGGTTAAGCTTGACAACATCATTATCGAGTCCAGAAAGTTACACGCAAATCTTCCGAGGTTCAACAGAGAGAGGGTGGGAGGTGTAGAGAGGGGTGCGATCCATCAGAATCAAGGGAGGATTGGGAGGACGATGGGGGGAAGAGGTGAGGTGAAAACAAGCATTCAAAATGGGCGTAGGAATATGGGAGAACTCAATAATCCAGGACCTCATGGTGGTGTCCTTAGGAAGTCTTACGTTCAAACTGTTAAAGTGGACCAAGGCAGACAGCTTGTGGTGGACGGTCAATTACATAGCAAGAAGATTCCATTTGCTCATTTGGAGTACAATGTGAAGGAAGAAGATCTGATTCGTTTCCAAAAAGCATACGTGGGAGTAATGGAGACTCCGGGAGAAACGTCTAATATGCAAGAAAGATTTAACAAGGAAGGATACTTTGGAGTTAGGGTTACTCCATTGGGGGCAAACTTTTGTTTACTGGAGGAAGGCGAAGAAGGTATTCTGAAGGATATCATTGCAGAAGCTCCAGTTTGGATCCATAAATGGTTCGATGAAATCAGACCTTGGCGACCCAACGAGGTTGATAATGAAAGAGTAACATGGTTGAGAGTCTATGGCTTGCCTTGCCATGCATGGCAGGATAAAGTTTTTGACTTCATTACAACGTCTGTTGGGGTCTTCATATGTGCAGACGATGATACGATAAAGCAAAGGAGCTTCGATGTAGCCAGGATTTTAATCAGAACTAAATATTGTTTGGTCTTGAACGAGACCTACAATATCTCCATTAATGATAACGTCTTTAGGATTAAGGTGGTAGAAGATAACCATGGTCCATTGCGAATTTCGTTGAATCATGGAGGGAAGTGTAGTGATTTGCCTGGTGAGTGTTCAGACGATGACATTGATAGCTGGAGCAATAAAGATTCATAA